The following coding sequences lie in one Peribacillus frigoritolerans genomic window:
- a CDS encoding response regulator transcription factor, whose amino-acid sequence MQKSILLIEDDVEISQLIASALLQENYTVHAAFDGEEALALFHDKEPDLLLLDLMIPKLTGMDLLKKIRETSMVPILIISAKGSDFDKALGLGFGADDYISKPFSMIELTARVHAAIRRATQYLPSESNSTQNILHYEELTLNLNSFTVNVRGRTVQLTSKEFHILKLFMTNQSRVFTKEQIYHFIWEDDYYGNENVINVHIRRLREKIEKDPSNPQYIRTIWGIGYKLGV is encoded by the coding sequence ATGCAGAAGAGTATTCTGCTTATTGAGGATGATGTAGAAATTAGTCAATTAATAGCAAGCGCCCTATTGCAGGAGAATTATACAGTACATGCCGCATTTGACGGGGAAGAGGCTCTGGCTCTCTTTCATGATAAAGAACCTGACTTACTACTCCTTGATTTAATGATTCCTAAATTGACTGGTATGGATTTATTGAAAAAAATAAGAGAAACGAGCATGGTTCCTATATTAATTATTTCTGCAAAAGGAAGTGATTTCGACAAAGCGCTTGGGCTTGGATTTGGCGCCGATGATTATATAAGCAAGCCATTTTCGATGATTGAATTAACAGCTAGAGTTCATGCTGCCATTCGCAGGGCAACGCAATATCTTCCATCCGAAAGCAACTCCACCCAAAATATTCTTCATTATGAAGAGCTCACCCTTAACTTAAATTCATTTACTGTAAATGTTAGAGGGAGAACTGTCCAACTGACATCAAAGGAGTTTCACATATTAAAGTTGTTTATGACCAATCAAAGCAGAGTATTTACAAAGGAACAAATATACCACTTTATTTGGGAAGATGATTATTACGGGAATGAAAATGTCATTAACGTACATATAAGGAGACTTCGTGAAAAAATTGAAAAGGACCCATCCAACCCACAATATATTAGAACGATATGGGGGATTGGTTATAAATTAGGTGTGTAG
- a CDS encoding sensor histidine kinase codes for MVIILCAMIIFLVIINVFQYLSRRKLKQNLYEISGKLSDIINYETSEKILLPTDQQAIQQLLIQINRLLDFNQKVIADYVKTKDSLRKLISNMSHDLKTPLTVILGYVEKLKLNETITEEGKKVLMVRLHEKVLNLTGLLNQFFDLVKIESDDYVIPLSKLSLNEVCRKNVLEFYDLLLAKGLQVEVDIPDQHLYILGNEDALNRIFNNLISNSIRYGSDGGVFGLTLREGDGAVSVEIWDRGKGIAEIHQDRVFDRLYTLDDARNPKFQGSGLGLSISKRLTEEMKGTIHLYSKPYEKTSFTCIFKQITY; via the coding sequence ATGGTAATCATTCTTTGTGCAATGATTATTTTTTTAGTAATCATAAATGTCTTCCAGTATTTGTCCCGAAGAAAACTTAAGCAAAACCTTTATGAAATAAGTGGAAAATTAAGCGATATCATCAACTATGAAACATCTGAAAAAATATTGTTGCCGACCGATCAGCAAGCCATTCAGCAATTACTCATTCAAATAAACAGGCTATTGGATTTCAATCAAAAGGTTATTGCGGATTATGTAAAAACAAAAGATAGCTTAAGAAAATTAATATCCAATATGTCTCATGATTTAAAAACACCACTTACGGTTATTTTAGGTTATGTAGAAAAATTGAAACTGAATGAAACGATAACTGAAGAGGGAAAGAAGGTATTAATGGTAAGGCTGCATGAAAAAGTTTTGAACTTAACTGGTTTACTTAATCAGTTTTTTGATCTGGTAAAAATAGAATCAGATGATTATGTGATTCCTTTAAGTAAACTTTCACTCAATGAGGTTTGCAGAAAAAATGTATTGGAGTTTTATGATTTACTGCTCGCAAAAGGACTTCAGGTAGAAGTTGATATTCCAGATCAGCATCTTTACATCTTAGGTAATGAGGACGCCTTAAATCGTATATTTAATAACCTTATTTCAAATTCAATTCGATATGGCAGTGACGGAGGGGTCTTCGGATTAACACTTCGAGAGGGTGATGGAGCTGTTTCTGTAGAGATTTGGGATAGAGGTAAAGGTATTGCAGAAATCCATCAAGATCGGGTGTTTGATCGGTTATATACATTAGATGATGCCAGAAATCCCAAATTTCAAGGGAGCGGGTTGGGTCTAAGTATATCAAAACGCTTAACGGAAGAGATGAAGGGTACCATCCATTTATACAGTAAACCTTATGAAAAAACGAGCTTTACTTGTATTTTTAAACAAATTACATATTAA
- a CDS encoding MepB family protein, with product MNNFFTALTYVNKMIYESNHLTVKSVQEEKQNSKYGAGTFQLSSKTVRFRVANITPTKVGQFVAFWEKDENNKNQPYLYEEAPDLLVITTFKNENEFGQFIFPKEILLKQNILRSTSTKGKMAIRVYPSWDSPSSNQAMKTQKWQLPYFVDMCNPNKLPLEKILELYSF from the coding sequence ATGAATAATTTTTTTACAGCATTAACTTATGTAAATAAAATGATTTATGAGTCGAATCACTTAACTGTAAAGTCAGTTCAAGAAGAGAAGCAAAATTCTAAGTATGGTGCTGGTACATTTCAATTATCTTCTAAAACAGTTCGATTCAGAGTTGCGAATATAACCCCTACCAAAGTAGGGCAGTTTGTTGCATTTTGGGAAAAAGACGAAAATAATAAAAATCAACCCTACTTATATGAGGAAGCCCCTGATTTATTAGTTATAACTACCTTTAAAAATGAAAATGAGTTTGGTCAATTTATTTTCCCAAAAGAAATTCTTTTAAAACAGAACATTCTTAGGTCTACTTCAACAAAGGGCAAAATGGCAATAAGAGTTTATCCTAGCTGGGATAGTCCGAGTAGTAATCAAGCGATGAAAACTCAAAAATGGCAGTTACCCTATTTTGTTGACATGTGTAATCCGAATAAATTACCCTTAGAAAAAATATTAGAACTCTATTCTTTTTAA
- a CDS encoding IS110 family transposase, whose amino-acid sequence MEVVIERACGMDVHKDNITACIMTPEGKEIQTFSTKTVFLIQLVDWIKQNNCTHVAMESTSVYWKPIVNLLEAEEIEFLVVNAQHMKAVPGRKTDVKDAEWIAKLLRHGLLKASYIPDRNQRELRELVRYRRSIIEERARQHNRIQKVLEGANIKLGSVVSDVMGVSARDMLNAIAEGEEDPEKLANFARRTMKKKKDELELALKGYINSHQRLMLKTILKHIDFLTEQIEMLDQEVEERVSSYQEDVERLDSIPGIATRMAEQILSEIGTDIKKQFPSAAHMCSWAGLVPGHNESAGKRKSAKTKKGNKYLRSALTEAAHSVRGSKNYLGALYRRTASRKGKKRAGIVVAHAMLRISYYLLTRKEMYVDLGEDYFDKQRQQSIFRHSLRRLESLGYTVTLQEPEAS is encoded by the coding sequence ATGGAAGTAGTCATTGAAAGAGCATGTGGTATGGATGTCCATAAGGACAATATTACTGCATGTATTATGACACCAGAAGGAAAGGAGATTCAAACGTTTTCAACAAAAACTGTTTTTCTAATTCAGTTAGTGGATTGGATTAAACAGAATAACTGTACTCATGTTGCCATGGAGAGTACCAGTGTATATTGGAAACCTATTGTTAATTTATTAGAAGCTGAAGAGATTGAGTTTTTAGTTGTGAATGCTCAACATATGAAAGCAGTGCCAGGGCGTAAAACAGATGTTAAAGATGCAGAATGGATTGCCAAACTTCTTCGTCATGGACTTCTAAAAGCTAGTTACATTCCAGATCGAAATCAACGGGAACTACGTGAACTAGTTCGGTACCGTAGAAGTATCATTGAAGAACGTGCTAGACAACATAATCGCATCCAAAAAGTGTTAGAGGGCGCAAATATTAAGCTAGGCTCAGTGGTTTCAGACGTTATGGGTGTTTCGGCTCGTGACATGCTTAACGCAATTGCCGAAGGTGAAGAAGACCCTGAAAAACTAGCAAACTTTGCTCGACGCACAATGAAAAAGAAGAAAGATGAACTAGAACTCGCCCTTAAAGGTTATATCAATTCGCATCAACGCCTCATGTTAAAAACCATTTTAAAGCATATTGATTTTTTAACAGAGCAAATCGAGATGCTCGACCAAGAGGTCGAGGAAAGAGTAAGCTCCTATCAAGAAGATGTGGAACGATTAGACTCTATTCCTGGCATAGCTACAAGAATGGCTGAGCAAATTTTATCTGAAATTGGGACTGATATTAAGAAACAGTTTCCAAGTGCAGCTCATATGTGTTCTTGGGCAGGACTAGTTCCTGGGCATAACGAAAGTGCGGGAAAAAGAAAATCGGCTAAAACAAAAAAAGGAAACAAGTATTTGAGATCAGCATTAACAGAAGCAGCTCATTCTGTAAGAGGATCTAAAAACTATCTCGGAGCACTGTATAGGCGTACAGCATCACGAAAAGGTAAGAAACGAGCAGGAATAGTAGTCGCTCATGCCATGTTACGTATCTCCTATTATCTCTTAACTCGAAAAGAAATGTATGTAGACTTAGGCGAAGACTACTTTGATAAGCAGAGACAACAATCAATTTTTCGGCACTCACTAAGAAGACTTGAAAGTTTAGGATACACAGTTACGTTACAAGAACCTGAAGCATCTTAA
- a CDS encoding ABC transporter permease, with protein sequence MEKLVKLMELEWRKLKQKMILSELIIYWGILMFLPMFFIKMVSAEFGQSYSTIIQLMMSMQLGFVLFGASLINQVVIDEYKNKTISLSFGYPISRKKLVMAKVLFISLFVFLCTLVSFLLSGMTTYLLDQAFHIINGQPTAEDITTYFSKMIVHSLMVTLISLIPLFFFGIWKRETIPTVLCAIFLMQFQNFSFLLNVNLNTNIVNIVLCLLGVVSVYLSIKMVDRVGDI encoded by the coding sequence GTGGAAAAGTTGGTTAAATTAATGGAGTTGGAGTGGAGAAAGTTAAAGCAAAAAATGATCCTTAGTGAGCTGATCATATATTGGGGTATATTGATGTTTTTGCCCATGTTTTTTATTAAAATGGTCAGTGCGGAATTCGGTCAAAGTTATTCAACCATCATCCAGCTTATGATGTCAATGCAGCTGGGTTTTGTCCTTTTCGGAGCTTCTCTTATTAATCAGGTTGTAATCGATGAATATAAAAATAAAACAATATCTCTTTCATTCGGATATCCGATAAGTCGAAAAAAATTGGTTATGGCAAAGGTTCTTTTTATATCACTTTTTGTTTTCCTTTGTACGTTAGTATCCTTTTTGTTGTCTGGCATGACAACTTATTTACTTGATCAGGCATTTCATATCATTAACGGGCAACCGACTGCTGAAGATATTACCACATATTTTAGTAAGATGATTGTTCATTCTTTAATGGTTACGCTTATTAGTTTAATACCACTCTTTTTCTTTGGTATTTGGAAAAGAGAAACGATACCGACAGTTCTTTGTGCAATATTTCTAATGCAATTTCAAAATTTCTCTTTTCTACTGAATGTCAATCTTAATACTAATATTGTGAACATAGTGCTATGTTTATTAGGAGTAGTTAGTGTTTATCTCTCGATTAAAATGGTGGACAGAGTGGGGGACATTTAG
- a CDS encoding HAMP domain-containing sensor histidine kinase: MIKRLSLKNQFILTFASVIFLSLISTIGTLVLVYYFLSVYNEKSVQPANYYEKKVPSIEKFVELKGEKIVEVAFQKNLEKVIPMEGITYQVINLQGNKIYGTLDDQLIENNKSIYEKVNRSVQKGKVITKYLPILDKNQMVGVLAVRYVLASSIDYYIKYIFLIILLIPFLFLTLYSYIFARRLGKELNKPIKELSAASQKIKNQDLDFEIKYESENEIGVLIDSFNSMKEELKTSLYLQWKLEQERRDMVASIAHDLRTPLTIILSHVEVLMDPSLNGQKRLPQYLQTIKNNTQRVLHLTEEMKRVSEVDNPDFTLEIESFIPIEMLPEMLEEFKKWADDEEIKFTYSLNRKSGEGNSEFALDPKRLHQILTNLISNSIRFTPMNGSIDIQVQIEKDMMSFSISDTGKGFDAKDLPFLFSKFYQGDPSRNDQLHHGLGLYIVKELVIKHGGEIQARNNKPQGACIEFTISSIK; encoded by the coding sequence ATGATTAAAAGGCTATCTTTAAAAAATCAGTTTATCTTAACCTTTGCTTCAGTAATTTTTTTAAGCCTCATAAGTACAATTGGTACCTTAGTTTTAGTATATTATTTTCTCTCCGTTTATAATGAAAAGTCAGTCCAACCTGCTAATTATTACGAGAAAAAAGTTCCTAGTATAGAAAAGTTTGTCGAGTTAAAAGGGGAAAAGATCGTAGAAGTAGCTTTTCAGAAAAATCTAGAAAAAGTTATTCCTATGGAAGGAATTACATATCAGGTTATAAATCTTCAAGGAAATAAAATATATGGTACATTAGATGATCAATTAATAGAAAATAACAAAAGTATATATGAAAAAGTTAATAGATCTGTTCAAAAAGGAAAGGTCATTACAAAATATCTTCCTATCCTCGACAAAAATCAAATGGTAGGCGTTCTAGCTGTACGATATGTGTTAGCATCATCTATTGATTATTATATAAAATACATATTTCTTATAATATTATTGATTCCTTTTTTATTTTTAACACTTTACTCATACATATTTGCGAGACGTTTAGGAAAAGAATTAAATAAGCCGATCAAAGAATTGAGTGCTGCTTCTCAGAAAATTAAAAATCAAGATTTGGATTTTGAGATTAAATATGAGAGTGAAAATGAAATAGGTGTATTAATTGACTCTTTTAACAGTATGAAAGAAGAGTTGAAAACGTCACTTTATCTTCAATGGAAATTAGAGCAAGAGCGTCGAGATATGGTTGCCTCGATTGCCCATGATTTAAGAACACCTCTAACAATTATATTATCCCATGTAGAGGTCTTAATGGATCCATCATTAAATGGACAGAAACGTTTGCCACAATATTTGCAAACAATAAAAAATAATACCCAAAGAGTATTGCATTTGACAGAGGAAATGAAAAGAGTGTCTGAGGTAGATAATCCAGATTTTACGCTTGAGATTGAAAGTTTTATTCCTATAGAAATGTTACCAGAAATGCTAGAGGAATTTAAAAAATGGGCAGATGATGAAGAAATAAAGTTCACTTACAGCTTGAATAGAAAGTCTGGAGAGGGAAATTCCGAATTTGCATTAGATCCAAAACGATTGCATCAAATTCTTACTAATTTAATTTCTAATAGTATTCGTTTTACCCCAATGAATGGAAGTATTGATATTCAGGTTCAAATAGAGAAAGATATGATGTCTTTTTCTATTTCCGATACAGGAAAAGGTTTTGACGCCAAAGATTTGCCTTTCTTATTTAGTAAATTCTATCAAGGAGATCCTTCAAGGAACGACCAACTTCACCATGGATTGGGATTATATATTGTAAAAGAGTTGGTTATAAAACATGGTGGTGAAATTCAGGCTAGAAATAATAAACCTCAGGGAGCATGTATTGAATTCACCATATCTTCCATTAAATAA
- a CDS encoding transglutaminase-like domain-containing protein produces MICESEKLDDYLLELNEVNYSNPIIGAKVDELFKPSQTEIEKAKVAFEFVRDEISHSWDIQGKRVTCNASDVLAYKEGICYAKSNLLASLLRSQGIPTGFCYQRLMLFDTPEKGYCIHALNAVFLKSLNKWIRLDARGNKKGIDAQFSIDEEKLAFPIHEEFDEKDYSVIYVKPHPKTIAVLEEHTDTLEMYKHHLPESL; encoded by the coding sequence ATGATTTGTGAGTCTGAAAAATTGGATGATTATTTACTTGAATTAAATGAAGTTAATTATTCTAATCCTATAATTGGAGCAAAAGTGGATGAACTTTTCAAACCTTCTCAAACAGAAATTGAAAAAGCAAAAGTAGCTTTTGAATTTGTTCGTGATGAAATATCTCATTCTTGGGATATTCAAGGGAAACGTGTTACTTGTAATGCATCAGATGTATTAGCCTATAAAGAGGGAATTTGCTATGCAAAATCAAATCTATTAGCTTCTTTATTACGATCACAAGGAATACCAACCGGTTTCTGCTATCAAAGGTTGATGTTGTTTGATACACCAGAAAAAGGGTATTGTATTCACGCTTTAAACGCTGTTTTTTTAAAATCACTTAATAAATGGATAAGATTAGATGCTCGTGGAAATAAAAAGGGAATTGATGCCCAATTTTCAATTGATGAAGAAAAATTAGCTTTTCCTATTCATGAAGAATTTGATGAAAAGGACTATTCAGTTATTTATGTAAAGCCACATCCCAAAACGATAGCTGTGTTAGAAGAACATACTGATACATTAGAAATGTATAAACATCATTTACCAGAGAGTTTATAG
- a CDS encoding response regulator transcription factor — translation MQESILVVDDELEIVDIISDIFEDRGYRVLKAYNGEQALDQLKAKVDLIILDVMMPQMDGFDLCKVIREQIHCPILFLSAKHSEMDKVKGLTLGGDDYITKPFQVKELIARVEAHLRREQRDRVSTQNQRLLGNLTINYSQHDVLLDDKKIDLTSKEFKILELLTVNLGQIFSKEQIYEKIWGIDAMGDLNTIIVHINNLRAKLTSGMSTYHIKTVWGVGYKLEKR, via the coding sequence ATGCAAGAAAGTATTCTTGTGGTCGATGATGAGCTGGAGATTGTAGATATAATCTCTGATATCTTTGAAGATCGAGGTTATAGAGTTCTTAAAGCTTATAATGGAGAACAAGCATTAGATCAGTTAAAGGCGAAGGTAGATTTAATAATATTAGATGTTATGATGCCTCAGATGGATGGCTTTGATCTCTGTAAAGTCATTAGGGAACAAATTCATTGTCCTATTCTGTTTCTAAGCGCGAAGCACTCAGAGATGGATAAAGTAAAGGGATTAACTTTAGGGGGAGATGATTATATAACAAAGCCTTTCCAAGTGAAAGAACTTATTGCCCGCGTCGAGGCGCACTTAAGACGTGAACAGAGGGATCGAGTTAGCACTCAAAATCAACGCCTTTTAGGCAATTTAACTATTAATTATTCACAACATGACGTTTTATTGGATGATAAGAAGATAGACTTAACAAGTAAAGAGTTTAAGATATTAGAACTCTTAACCGTAAACTTAGGACAGATATTTTCTAAAGAACAGATTTATGAGAAAATTTGGGGTATTGATGCAATGGGTGACTTAAATACTATCATAGTTCATATTAACAATTTAAGAGCTAAACTAACTTCAGGGATGTCAACTTATCACATTAAAACAGTGTGGGGAGTAGGATATAAATTGGAAAAACGCTGA
- a CDS encoding GNAT family N-acetyltransferase, producing MFLHKIDEELSLKLLELKDAERVFEITNQSREYLRVWLPWLDNTTKLEDTKGFINICLKGFAENKSVNTLIMYKGQIVGIAGYNQINWSNKTAYIGYWLGEEYQGNGIMTRVAKALTDYAFKELKLDKVEIRVAVENKKSRGIPERLGFVNEGCIRQAEWLYDHYVDHIVYGMLVKD from the coding sequence ATGTTCTTACATAAGATTGATGAGGAGTTATCATTGAAACTGTTAGAATTAAAGGATGCAGAAAGAGTTTTTGAAATAACAAATCAATCCAGAGAATATCTACGAGTATGGCTTCCTTGGCTGGATAATACAACAAAACTTGAAGATACAAAAGGGTTCATTAATATTTGTTTAAAAGGTTTTGCTGAAAACAAGAGTGTCAATACACTTATAATGTATAAGGGACAAATTGTTGGTATAGCAGGCTATAACCAAATAAATTGGTCAAATAAAACTGCATATATTGGTTATTGGCTCGGAGAAGAATATCAAGGAAATGGAATTATGACAAGAGTAGCTAAGGCATTGACTGATTATGCATTTAAAGAATTGAAACTAGATAAAGTTGAAATTAGGGTTGCTGTGGAGAATAAGAAAAGTAGAGGAATTCCTGAAAGATTAGGTTTTGTTAATGAAGGTTGTATCAGACAAGCAGAATGGTTGTATGACCATTATGTTGACCATATTGTTTACGGTATGTTAGTTAAGGATTGA
- a CDS encoding NAD(P)H-dependent flavin oxidoreductase — MKTRITELLGIEYPIICGGMFQVGRAPLAAAVSEAGGLGIITSKTQVTPEGLRDEIRKVKTLTKKPFAVNLNLFPSQTATPNDEFIDILIDEDVKIVETSGRSPESLMPRLKEHGFTVIHKVANVKNAISAEKLGVDAIIIVGNETGGHPGMGDVGTLVMLPRAVDSVTIPVIAGGGFSDGRGLISALSLGAEGIVMGTRFMATQEAPIHDNVKQWMVSANETDTVVIQRNIGSPSRVALNAVSKEVDKLENEGATLEELIPLITGQRSKKVYFEGNLDGGIWSCGQSVGLIKEILTVNELIKQIVQEAKTSFEFIQSRIESVRT, encoded by the coding sequence ATGAAAACGAGAATTACTGAATTATTGGGGATTGAATATCCGATTATATGCGGCGGGATGTTTCAAGTTGGCCGAGCCCCGCTCGCAGCCGCTGTTTCAGAAGCGGGGGGACTTGGCATCATCACTTCGAAAACACAGGTGACACCAGAAGGTCTCCGTGATGAAATTCGCAAAGTGAAAACTTTGACCAAGAAACCCTTTGCTGTCAACCTGAACCTGTTCCCAAGTCAAACGGCAACCCCGAATGATGAGTTCATCGATATTTTAATTGACGAAGATGTAAAAATTGTTGAAACGAGTGGCCGAAGCCCAGAAAGTTTAATGCCCAGACTTAAAGAGCACGGCTTTACCGTGATACATAAGGTAGCGAACGTCAAAAACGCAATATCGGCAGAGAAATTAGGGGTCGATGCCATTATTATTGTAGGGAATGAAACAGGCGGCCATCCCGGCATGGGTGATGTAGGAACGCTTGTCATGCTCCCTAGAGCGGTTGACTCTGTTACTATACCAGTAATAGCAGGCGGGGGATTTTCGGATGGCAGAGGACTTATCAGTGCCTTGTCACTCGGTGCTGAAGGTATCGTCATGGGGACTCGCTTTATGGCAACGCAAGAAGCGCCGATTCATGATAACGTGAAGCAGTGGATGGTATCTGCCAATGAAACGGATACCGTTGTCATCCAACGGAATATAGGCAGTCCGTCGCGTGTAGCATTAAATGCCGTCAGTAAAGAAGTGGACAAACTTGAAAATGAAGGTGCCACTTTAGAGGAATTGATTCCGCTAATTACGGGACAAAGAAGCAAGAAAGTATACTTTGAAGGAAATTTAGACGGAGGCATCTGGTCATGCGGTCAATCCGTAGGACTGATAAAAGAAATATTGACCGTCAATGAACTAATAAAACAAATCGTCCAAGAAGCAAAAACCTCGTTCGAATTCATCCAAAGCCGTATCGAATCCGTTCGAACATAA
- a CDS encoding VOC family protein, translating to MNLRLELFVESIEKSVEFYRDILEFNAPNEIIHTYVPVKKGSVTLGLGEMKNLPESHPLKVSNSSQRTGLGVEIVLEVEDINDIYNKVVEKGYSIQTKLTKRSWGLEDFRLIDPDGYYIRITSMATIES from the coding sequence GTGAATTTAAGACTTGAATTATTTGTTGAAAGTATAGAAAAATCAGTGGAATTTTATAGAGATATACTAGAATTTAATGCACCAAATGAGATTATACATACTTACGTTCCAGTTAAAAAAGGAAGTGTTACATTAGGGTTGGGAGAAATGAAAAATTTACCTGAAAGCCATCCTCTTAAAGTTTCTAATAGTAGTCAACGAACAGGATTAGGGGTTGAAATAGTATTAGAAGTTGAAGATATAAACGATATTTATAACAAAGTAGTTGAAAAAGGGTACTCTATACAGACTAAGTTAACAAAAAGATCGTGGGGATTAGAGGATTTTAGATTAATTGACCCAGATGGATATTATATACGAATTACATCAATGGCAACTATTGAATCCTAA
- a CDS encoding AAA family ATPase produces the protein MKKNIPNKIHIIGSVGSGKTTLARELSSKLNIPLYELDNVIWKRYESGDIRRTEEEREEHFNTIIHSETWIVEGVHNEEWVSNSFRNAELIIFLDTNYSVRIYRIIKRFILQKIGLERSNYKPTLNIFFKMFKWNRYFEEVGKPNFYNKFGIYDNKILVVTNKKEIKNYFN, from the coding sequence TTGAAAAAAAATATTCCAAATAAAATACATATTATTGGTTCAGTTGGTAGTGGAAAAACAACCTTAGCAAGAGAGTTATCCTCTAAGTTAAATATCCCACTTTATGAATTGGATAATGTTATTTGGAAAAGGTATGAATCTGGAGATATTAGAAGAACTGAAGAAGAAAGAGAAGAACATTTTAATACTATTATTCATTCTGAAACATGGATCGTAGAGGGGGTTCATAATGAAGAATGGGTGTCTAATAGTTTTCGTAATGCGGAATTAATTATTTTCTTAGATACAAATTATTCAGTGAGAATCTATCGAATAATAAAAAGATTTATCTTACAAAAAATTGGATTAGAAAGGTCAAACTATAAACCCACATTAAATATATTTTTTAAAATGTTTAAGTGGAATAGATACTTTGAAGAAGTAGGGAAACCAAATTTCTATAATAAATTTGGGATATACGATAATAAGATATTAGTTGTGACAAATAAGAAAGAAATTAAAAATTACTTCAACTAA
- a CDS encoding ABC transporter ATP-binding protein has product MDYVVKTNSLTKKVKGKLLVSYVNLHIKKGEIYGFLGQNGAGKTTIMKMLTGIISPTTGEIELFGQKLTKTEKSGLKRVGSIIEYPIFFEHLTAMENLQLHCEYLGFYDKKAITQALEMVHLTGIEDKIVSDFSLGMKQRLGIVRAIITKPELIILDEPTNGLDPIGIKDIRDLIRMLNKEYGITFLLSSHILGEIEQVADRIGVIKDGKLVNEVTLADISKQRTDYIEIVTKDVEKSIYLLEYELQISNMKIVQDNRIRIYDLTLPQSEISKKLIMHDVDIEEIQKHTSTLEDYFYQQIHGGGKVG; this is encoded by the coding sequence ATGGATTATGTTGTTAAAACAAATAGCTTAACAAAAAAGGTAAAAGGGAAATTGCTCGTATCTTATGTGAATCTTCATATAAAAAAGGGTGAAATTTATGGTTTCCTTGGTCAAAATGGTGCAGGGAAAACGACAATCATGAAAATGCTGACAGGAATAATAAGTCCAACCACAGGAGAGATTGAATTGTTTGGCCAGAAGCTAACGAAAACCGAGAAGTCTGGTTTGAAACGGGTCGGAAGTATCATTGAGTACCCTATCTTTTTTGAACATTTAACTGCGATGGAAAATCTTCAGCTTCATTGCGAATACTTAGGCTTTTATGATAAAAAGGCAATTACACAAGCGTTGGAGATGGTTCATCTAACTGGGATTGAAGATAAAATTGTGAGCGATTTTTCTCTTGGGATGAAGCAGCGACTGGGAATTGTAAGAGCAATTATTACGAAGCCTGAACTGATTATATTAGATGAACCTACAAACGGACTTGATCCAATTGGTATAAAAGATATAAGAGATCTAATTCGAATGTTAAATAAGGAATATGGAATTACTTTCCTTCTATCCAGTCACATCTTAGGGGAAATTGAACAAGTAGCTGACAGAATTGGTGTCATTAAGGATGGAAAGCTCGTGAACGAAGTGACTTTAGCAGATATTAGTAAGCAACGAACAGACTATATTGAAATAGTCACAAAAGATGTGGAGAAATCAATCTATTTACTTGAGTATGAACTCCAAATTTCCAATATGAAAATTGTGCAGGACAATAGGATTCGAATATATGATCTCACTTTGCCGCAAAGTGAAATATCCAAAAAACTAATTATGCATGATGTAGATATCGAGGAAATACAAAAGCATACAAGTACTTTAGAAGATTATTTTTATCAACAAATTCATGGAGGTGGAAAAGTTGGTTAA